Proteins from one Triticum aestivum cultivar Chinese Spring chromosome 7A, IWGSC CS RefSeq v2.1, whole genome shotgun sequence genomic window:
- the LOC123154370 gene encoding uncharacterized protein — translation MGLGIICKFHLFYCSEWVGYALAASLLLAVGAMVRAKQRKIGEICSEVIIDKSSDKMTMESIVEAQHIMKKVHEYVKTTNVVILRLWSIILARSPKEIHLCGGGGEGATPAALTEEVMLPFCLFPALTMVVQRVRHVVIFL, via the exons ATGGGACTTGGAATAATATGCAAGTTTCATCTTTTCTATTGCAGCGAGTGGGTCGGTTATGCACTGGCAGCATCCTTGCTACTAGCGGTGGGCGCGATGGTCCGGGCCAAGCAGAGAAAGATAGGTGAGATATGCTCAGAGGTGATCATCGACAAGTCCTCGGACAAGATGACGATGGAGAGTATAGTGGAGGCACAGCACATCATGAAGAAGGTGCACGAGTACGTCAAGACGACGAACGTCGTGATCCTCAGGCTATGGTCCATTATTCTAGCCCGGTCACCAAAG GAAATTCAcctgtgcggcggcggcggggaaggagcAACACCGGCAGCCCTGACAGAGGAAGTCATGTTGCCGTTTTGTTTGTTCCCAGCCTTGACTATGGTTGTCCAGCGAGTCCGGCATGTCGTCATTTTCTTGTAA